A region of Haliotis asinina isolate JCU_RB_2024 chromosome 7, JCU_Hal_asi_v2, whole genome shotgun sequence DNA encodes the following proteins:
- the LOC137290272 gene encoding multiple epidermal growth factor-like domains protein 11 isoform X1, translating into MEPFCPVWRHQVFFVVVVFCMVPSVIGSSTCPSCNSRNVTCAGGVCVPRCVNVTSSGECLMCRDFHFHGVQCEHICPDTCLNSRCQMDNSRVVCIEGCVTGKRGDNCGVDCPPSCTHCLGNECIGPCLNPGYFGPKCETTCPENCNTGCNKTTGVCNTCSGGYMGKSCTDVCPSGCRDGCDQNTGVCHSCKPWYSGDHCDKCQSGYRGKYCNINCPALCTACERHGNKCIGQCLNIWNYGEYCNHSCPPNCRELCGKLAGECDSCVPGYRGKFCNISCPVNCTECNDLADDCVEPCTDRRSYGKACKLDCPVNCVGGCYRLTGDCINCKPGYRGRYCKLRCEDGACSQGDHDPRLATKVVGGVLGVVVLLGVTAAVSVLMKRYRCCKSQVPVSCRTDTTRRCNCGDYWTHRYWEINEQDVNSDQRVEQLPRPNDRSSCSAATGARTAGRTAESQREQHESSSIEEQNVNPVLGTSNTETYHGSETGAGFDMPALFCEARPISEYYDDDNDDGLFPFTDFSVVNPGLDLRLASARSDTDIDYCQMSLDTQSLIKKTDSVLFIEKNCDLSNVNVKYLTPKSQT; encoded by the exons ATGGAGCCTTTCTGTCCAGTATGgcgacaccaggtgttctttGTGGTGGTGGTCTTCTGCATGGTGCCCAGTGTAATAG GTTCTTCAACGTGCCCCTCCTGTAACAGCCGCAACGTGACCTGTGCCGGTGGTGTCTGTGTGCCACGTTGTGTCAACGTGACGTCATCTGGAGAGTGTCTTATGTGTCGTGACTTCCATTTTCATGGTGTGCAGTGTGAACATATCTGTCCAGACACCTGTCTTAACTCTCGCTGTCAGATGGATAATTCACGTGTCGTTTGTATAGAGGGGTGTGTGACTGGGAAGAGGGGAGACAACTGTGGCGTGGACTGTCCGCCATCTTGTACACACTGCCTTGGGAATGAATGCATAGGTCCATGTTTGAACCCCGGATATTTCGGTCCTAAATGTGAAACAACATGTCCCGAGAACTGCAACACCGGTTGCAATAAAACCACAGGCGTATGCAACACCTGTTCTGGGGGTTACATGGGAAAGAGCTGCACCGACGTATGCCCCTCGGGGTGTAGAGATGGGTGTGACCAGAACACAGGGGTGTGTCACAGCTGCAAACCCTGGTACAGTGGGGATCATTGTGACAAATGCCAGTCAGGGTACCGTGGGAAGTACTGCAACATTAACTGCCCAGCGTTATGTACAGCATGTGAACGACATGGGAATAAGTGCATAGGACAATGTCTAAATATCTGGAATTACGGTGAATATTGTAACCACTCGTGTCCACCAAACTGCAGAGAACTGTGTGGTAAATTAGCAGGGGAGTGTGATAGTTGTGTGCCCGGGTATAGAGGCAAATTTTGTAACATTTCCTGTCCAGTAAACTGCACAGAATGTAATGACTTGGCTGATGATTGCGTGGAACCATGTACAGACCGCAGATCCTATGGGAAAGCCTGCAAGCTTGACTGCCCAGTCAACTGCGTTGGCGGCTGTTACAGACTGACGGGTGACTGCATCAACTGTAAACCAGGTTACAGAGGAAGATACTGCAAGCTTCGTTGTGAGGATGGAGCATGTAGTCAAG GTGATCATGACCCAAGGCTGGCCACGAAAGTCGTTGGTGGAGTACTTGGAGTGGTGGTGTTGCTAGGCGTGACCGCAGCTGTGTCAGTGCTGATGAAGCGTTATCGATGCTGCAAGAG TCAGGTTCCTGTCTCCTGCCGAACGGACACAACACGACGATGCAACTGTGGCGATTACTGGACTCACAGATACTGGGAAATAAATGAACAGGATGTGAACTCAGATCAACGTGTAGAACAGTTACCCCGTCCTAATGACCGTAGTTCATGTTCTGCTGCAACAGGAGCCCGCACTGCTGGGAGAACAGCAGAATCGCAGCGGGAACAACATGAGTCTAGTTCAATAGAAGAACAAAACGTGAACCCTGTCCTAGGgacctctaacactgaaacatatcatGGGTCTGAAACTGGGGCGGGATTTGATATGCCTGCTCTATTTTGTGAAGCGCGTCCCATATCAGAGTACtacgatgatgataatgatgacggcTTGTTCCCCTTTACAGACTTTTCAGTAGTGAATCCTGGACTCGATTTAAGGCTTGCGTCAGCTAGAAGTGACACTGATATTGATTACTGTCAGATGTCACTTGACACGCAAAGCTTGATTAAAAAGACTGATTCGGTTCTCTTTATTGAGAAAAACTGTGATCTGTCAAACGTCAACGTCAAATACCTCACGCCTAAGTCCCAAACTTAA
- the LOC137290277 gene encoding uncharacterized protein isoform X1, which produces MSQNIVKTIFTSVMLVLMKLLLFETAIAVSSNTPCTNCDGNNVTCVDNVCLPRCVSVTSSGDCLRCRDSRFYGRQCQHDCPDTCTNSRCQVNNTRVVCTEGCVVGKKGDNCGVNCDAACTRCERYGDACTGPCHNPRFYGPLCRTKCPQQCTDGCDKETGECGSCNSDHIESSEKMCLKCGPQYLYCDGHCFKCIGDNCHGTPCGNRYAYRTVQIIAGIVGVVVLIGSTCVVVNLARRKTKCRKRRVTQCTVNERSGANHGGLNYLAQTYWEIRDKDTDINSYVSILSLNEHTTTNVNGNDVRQEDMSIAQQQPSSVSLVMQTKTRSNTVKETVGSCFKREGLDMNPKENLTEDDEPDNAADGREVHHLLFWKSSSLSDLFESRKMLAHDRCNISLGCLSSNTQRLLRKTNSIVSIERNCDLSEVYVRYVTPGKLDNRAK; this is translated from the exons ATGTCACaaaatattgtaaagacaatctTCACGTCAGTCATGTTGGTTCTGATGAAGTTGCTGCTTTTCGAAACAG CAATAGCTGTTTCTTCGAATACACCTTGCACCAACTGTGACGGTAACAACGTGACCTGTGTTGACAATGTGTGTCTACCTCggtgtgtcagtgtgacatCATCTGGAGACTGCCTTCGATGTCGGGACTCAAGGTTCTACGGTAGACAGTGTCAACATGACTGTCCAGACACCTGTACCAACTCTCGCTGTCAGGTGAACAACACCCGTGTTGTGTGTACAGAGGGATGTGTGGTCGgcaagaagggagataactgtggaGTGAACTGTGATGCTGCCTGTACACGGTGTGAACGTTATGGTGATGCTTGCACAGGACCGTGCCATAATCCCCGGTTTTACGGTCCCCTATGTAGGACGAAATGTCCCCAACAATGTACAGATGGATGTGATAAAGAAACAGGGGAGTGTGGCAGCTGTAACTCTGATCACATAGAAAG CAGTGAAAAGATGTGTCTCAAATGCGGGCCTCAGTACCTCTACTGTGACGGACACTGCTTCAAATGTATTGGCGACAACTGTCATGGCACACCCTGTGGGAATC GATACGCATACCGCACGGTACAGATTATAGCCGGGATTGTGGGTGTGGTTGTACTTATTGGATCAACATGTGTTGTGGTTAATCTTGCAAGACGAAAGACCAAATGTCGAAAAAG AAGGGTCACCCAATGCACAGTAAACGAGAGGAGTGGCGCCAACCACGGTGGTCTTAATTACCTGGCACAGACCTACTGGGAAATACGCGACAAAGACACAGATATCAATTCGTATGTAAGCATTTTGTCTCTCAACGAACACACAACGACCAATGTGAATGGAAACGACGTCAGACAGGAGGATATGTCCATTGCTCAACAACAGCCATCCTCTGTCTCACTGGTCATGCAGACTAAAACAAGATCCAACACGGTAAAGGAAACTGTTGGCTCCTGTTTCAAGCGTGAAGGACTGGATATGAATCCAAAGGAGAACTTGACAGAAGACGATGAACCTGACAATGCAGCTGATGGTAGAGAAGTTCACCATCTTCTTTTTTGGAAGTCTTCCTCACTTTCGGACTTGTTTGAGTCAAGGAAGATGTTGGCTCATGACAGGTGTAATATCAGTCTTGGCTGCTTATCCTCGAACACGCAACGATTGCTCAGGAAGACTAATTCAATCGTATCAATAGAACGAAACTGCGACTTGTCAGAAGTGTATGTGCGATATGTCACACCCGGAAAACTTGACAACAGGGCGAAGTAA
- the LOC137290271 gene encoding scavenger receptor class F member 2-like isoform X1, with protein MNSDTCIAFLFSPALFLNAATSSRDGCTICDGNNSTCVDSECLPRCINLTSSGECLQCRDSRFYGEQCENRCPETCKNSRCRVNNSRVACTEGCVAGKKGDNCVVACPSGCTECERYGDSCVGPCSNPHYYGLNCRKSCPSHCREGCDKETGECDSCEEGYRGKYCKEHCPSSCVDGCEKHTGHCYSCERGKRGRFCNATCQSGLCTPGGCVEDMEECSRCRSGVRGKYCNDLCPSTCTHCERYGVACIGQCSEFQYYGLSCEFPCPEQCTGGCERDTGKCVNCTAGYRGDYCNLTCPSNCSLCQRYGDVCIGPCPQDGHYGMDCSAPCPVGCDGCHKETGICLTCASNYRRTYCHELCTKCTGTDCHNTSCMDKNTEDAHLTLKIVCGLLAALAIMCGACAGLRHMKLNRERAVFSSSLRYENQRHSFNGAGQSDGDYWTKKYWEIYDNDLDSDQSVQRPTAKTEAPQDIASQCPTQTNRGSFSEIHHQVSASWSKVHPDCEYEGYECVLDKPEEATGGVDCPVIQEEDALIPQSSAPGEGSRTSSDISADFVPPDVQLIQKTDSIIFIEQNCNLASVNVSYLTPDKTDEVGEC; from the exons ATGAACAGCGACACATGCATTGCATTCTTGTTTTCTCCCGCATTATTCTTGAATGCAGCTACGTCTTCAAGGGATGGCTGCACCATCTGCGACGGAAACAACTCCACCTGCGTTGACAGTGAGTGTCTACCTCGCTGCATCAACCTGACGTCATCCGGGGAGTGTCTGCAGTGTCGAGATTCCAGGTTTTACGGCGAACAGTGTGAAAACAGGTGTCCAGAGACATGCAAAAACTCTCGCTGTCGGGTGAATAACTCTCGCGTTGCGTGCACAGAGGGTTGCGTGGCTGgcaagaagggagataactgtgtaGTAGCCTGTCCGTCAGGATGTACAGAGTGTGAACGTTACGGTGACAGTTGTGTAGGACCGTGTTCCAATCCCCACTACTATGGACTCAACTGTCGGAAGTCATGTCCTTCCCACTGTAGAGAGGGATGTGATAAGGAAACTGGGGAGTGTGACAGTTGTGAGGAAGGATACAGAGGAAAGTACTGCAAGGAACATTGTCCTAGCAgctgtgtggatggatgtgagAAACACACCGGACATTGCTACAGCTGTGAGAGAGGTAAAAGAGGAAGGTTCTGTAATGCCACGTGTCAGTCTGGACTATGTACACCAG GTGGATGTGTTGAAGACATGGAGGAGTGCAGCAGATGCCGGTCAGGTGTGAGGGGCAAGTACTGCAATGACCTTTGTCCCAGTACATGTACCCACTGCGAACGTTACGGGGTTGCATGTATAGGTCAGTGCTCAGAATTCCAATATTACGGCCTCTCCTGTGAGTTTCCGTGCCCAGAGCAATGCACTGGAGGTTGTGAGAGGGACACAGGGAAGTGTGTCAACTGCACTGCAGGTTACAGGGGAGACTACTGCAATTTAACCTGTCCATCAAACTGTTCTCTGTGTCAGCGTTACGGCGATGTGTGTATCGGACCTTGTCCACAGGATGGCCACTATGGAATGGACTGTTCAGCTCCATGCCCTGTAGGTTGTGATGGATGCCACAAAGAAACTGGCATTTGTCTCACCTGTGCGTCAAACTACAGGAGAACCTACTGTCACGAACTCTGTACAAAGTGCACTGGTACAGACTGTCACAACACGTCATGTATGGACAAAAATACAG AAGACGCCCATCTCACACTCAAGATAGTATGTGGTCTGTTGGCTGCCCTGGCCAtaatgtgtggagcatgtgctggGCTAAGGCATATGAAACTAAATCGAGAAAG AGCGGTCTTCTCATCATCTCTCCGTTATGAGAATCAGCGGCACAGTTTCAATGGGGCAGGGCAGAGCGACGGTGACTACTGGACCAAGAAGTACTGGGAAATATATGACAATGATTTGGATTCCGATCAGTCTGTACAGCGGCCAACTGCAAAGACCGAAGCTCCACAAGACATAGCCAGCCAATGCCCTACTCAAACCAACAGAGGGAGTTTTTCCGAAATCCACCATCAAGTCTCTGCCTCATGGAGCAAAGTACATCCTGATTGTGAGTATGAAGGTTACGAATGTGTGCTGGATAAACCAGAAGAGGCAACTGGTGGTGTGGACTGTCCCGTAATACAAGAGGAAGACGCGTTGATTCCACAGTCATCTGCCCCTGGGGAGGGTTCACGGACGAGTTCTGACATTTCCGCTGACTTCGTACCACCAGACGTGCAATTGATCCAAAAGACCGATTCGataatatttattgaacaaaacTGCAACTTAGCTAGTGTGAATGTCAGTTACCTTACGCCTGACAAAACTGATGAAGTTGGTGAATGCTAG
- the LOC137290272 gene encoding scavenger receptor class F member 2-like isoform X2, which yields MYINVFPCRNMEPFCPVWRHQVFFVVVVFCMVPSVIGSSTCPSCNSRNVTCAGGVCVPRCVNVTSSGECLMCRDFHFHGVQCEHICPDTCLNSRCQMDNSRVVCIEGCVTGKRGDNCGVDCPPSCTHCLGNECIGPCLNPGYFGPKCETTCPENCNTGCNKTTGVCNTCSGGYMGKSCTDVCPSGCRDGCDQNTGVCHSCKPWYSGDHCDKCQSGYRGKYCNINCPALCTACERHGNKCIGQCLNIWNYGEYCNHSCPPNCRELCGKLAGECDSCVPGYRGKFCNISCPVNCTECNDLADDCVEPCTDRRSYGKACKLDCPVNCVGGCYRLTGDCINCKPGYRGRYCKLRCEDGACSQGDHDPRLATKVVGGVLGVVVLLGVTAAVSVLMKRYRCCKSQVPVSCRTDTTRRCNCGDYWTHRYWEINEQDVNSDQRVEQLPRPNDRSSCSAATGARTAGRTAESQREQHESSSIEEQNVNPVLGTSNTETYHGSETGAGFDMPALFCEARPISEYYDDDNDDGLFPFTDFSVVNPGLDLRLASARSDTDIDYCQMSLDTQSLIKKTDSVLFIEKNCDLSNVNVKYLTPKSQT from the exons ATGTATATTAATGTATTTCCATGTAGGAATATGGAGCCTTTCTGTCCAGTATGgcgacaccaggtgttctttGTGGTGGTGGTCTTCTGCATGGTGCCCAGTGTAATAG GTTCTTCAACGTGCCCCTCCTGTAACAGCCGCAACGTGACCTGTGCCGGTGGTGTCTGTGTGCCACGTTGTGTCAACGTGACGTCATCTGGAGAGTGTCTTATGTGTCGTGACTTCCATTTTCATGGTGTGCAGTGTGAACATATCTGTCCAGACACCTGTCTTAACTCTCGCTGTCAGATGGATAATTCACGTGTCGTTTGTATAGAGGGGTGTGTGACTGGGAAGAGGGGAGACAACTGTGGCGTGGACTGTCCGCCATCTTGTACACACTGCCTTGGGAATGAATGCATAGGTCCATGTTTGAACCCCGGATATTTCGGTCCTAAATGTGAAACAACATGTCCCGAGAACTGCAACACCGGTTGCAATAAAACCACAGGCGTATGCAACACCTGTTCTGGGGGTTACATGGGAAAGAGCTGCACCGACGTATGCCCCTCGGGGTGTAGAGATGGGTGTGACCAGAACACAGGGGTGTGTCACAGCTGCAAACCCTGGTACAGTGGGGATCATTGTGACAAATGCCAGTCAGGGTACCGTGGGAAGTACTGCAACATTAACTGCCCAGCGTTATGTACAGCATGTGAACGACATGGGAATAAGTGCATAGGACAATGTCTAAATATCTGGAATTACGGTGAATATTGTAACCACTCGTGTCCACCAAACTGCAGAGAACTGTGTGGTAAATTAGCAGGGGAGTGTGATAGTTGTGTGCCCGGGTATAGAGGCAAATTTTGTAACATTTCCTGTCCAGTAAACTGCACAGAATGTAATGACTTGGCTGATGATTGCGTGGAACCATGTACAGACCGCAGATCCTATGGGAAAGCCTGCAAGCTTGACTGCCCAGTCAACTGCGTTGGCGGCTGTTACAGACTGACGGGTGACTGCATCAACTGTAAACCAGGTTACAGAGGAAGATACTGCAAGCTTCGTTGTGAGGATGGAGCATGTAGTCAAG GTGATCATGACCCAAGGCTGGCCACGAAAGTCGTTGGTGGAGTACTTGGAGTGGTGGTGTTGCTAGGCGTGACCGCAGCTGTGTCAGTGCTGATGAAGCGTTATCGATGCTGCAAGAG TCAGGTTCCTGTCTCCTGCCGAACGGACACAACACGACGATGCAACTGTGGCGATTACTGGACTCACAGATACTGGGAAATAAATGAACAGGATGTGAACTCAGATCAACGTGTAGAACAGTTACCCCGTCCTAATGACCGTAGTTCATGTTCTGCTGCAACAGGAGCCCGCACTGCTGGGAGAACAGCAGAATCGCAGCGGGAACAACATGAGTCTAGTTCAATAGAAGAACAAAACGTGAACCCTGTCCTAGGgacctctaacactgaaacatatcatGGGTCTGAAACTGGGGCGGGATTTGATATGCCTGCTCTATTTTGTGAAGCGCGTCCCATATCAGAGTACtacgatgatgataatgatgacggcTTGTTCCCCTTTACAGACTTTTCAGTAGTGAATCCTGGACTCGATTTAAGGCTTGCGTCAGCTAGAAGTGACACTGATATTGATTACTGTCAGATGTCACTTGACACGCAAAGCTTGATTAAAAAGACTGATTCGGTTCTCTTTATTGAGAAAAACTGTGATCTGTCAAACGTCAACGTCAAATACCTCACGCCTAAGTCCCAAACTTAA
- the LOC137290277 gene encoding uncharacterized protein isoform X2 produces MKLLLFETAIAVSSNTPCTNCDGNNVTCVDNVCLPRCVSVTSSGDCLRCRDSRFYGRQCQHDCPDTCTNSRCQVNNTRVVCTEGCVVGKKGDNCGVNCDAACTRCERYGDACTGPCHNPRFYGPLCRTKCPQQCTDGCDKETGECGSCNSDHIESEKMCLKCGPQYLYCDGHCFKCIGDNCHGTPCGNRYAYRTVQIIAGIVGVVVLIGSTCVVVNLARRKTKCRKRRVTQCTVNERSGANHGGLNYLAQTYWEIRDKDTDINSYVSILSLNEHTTTNVNGNDVRQEDMSIAQQQPSSVSLVMQTKTRSNTVKETVGSCFKREGLDMNPKENLTEDDEPDNAADGREVHHLLFWKSSSLSDLFESRKMLAHDRCNISLGCLSSNTQRLLRKTNSIVSIERNCDLSEVYVRYVTPGKLDNRAK; encoded by the exons ATGAAGTTGCTGCTTTTCGAAACAG CAATAGCTGTTTCTTCGAATACACCTTGCACCAACTGTGACGGTAACAACGTGACCTGTGTTGACAATGTGTGTCTACCTCggtgtgtcagtgtgacatCATCTGGAGACTGCCTTCGATGTCGGGACTCAAGGTTCTACGGTAGACAGTGTCAACATGACTGTCCAGACACCTGTACCAACTCTCGCTGTCAGGTGAACAACACCCGTGTTGTGTGTACAGAGGGATGTGTGGTCGgcaagaagggagataactgtggaGTGAACTGTGATGCTGCCTGTACACGGTGTGAACGTTATGGTGATGCTTGCACAGGACCGTGCCATAATCCCCGGTTTTACGGTCCCCTATGTAGGACGAAATGTCCCCAACAATGTACAGATGGATGTGATAAAGAAACAGGGGAGTGTGGCAGCTGTAACTCTGATCACATAGAAAG TGAAAAGATGTGTCTCAAATGCGGGCCTCAGTACCTCTACTGTGACGGACACTGCTTCAAATGTATTGGCGACAACTGTCATGGCACACCCTGTGGGAATC GATACGCATACCGCACGGTACAGATTATAGCCGGGATTGTGGGTGTGGTTGTACTTATTGGATCAACATGTGTTGTGGTTAATCTTGCAAGACGAAAGACCAAATGTCGAAAAAG AAGGGTCACCCAATGCACAGTAAACGAGAGGAGTGGCGCCAACCACGGTGGTCTTAATTACCTGGCACAGACCTACTGGGAAATACGCGACAAAGACACAGATATCAATTCGTATGTAAGCATTTTGTCTCTCAACGAACACACAACGACCAATGTGAATGGAAACGACGTCAGACAGGAGGATATGTCCATTGCTCAACAACAGCCATCCTCTGTCTCACTGGTCATGCAGACTAAAACAAGATCCAACACGGTAAAGGAAACTGTTGGCTCCTGTTTCAAGCGTGAAGGACTGGATATGAATCCAAAGGAGAACTTGACAGAAGACGATGAACCTGACAATGCAGCTGATGGTAGAGAAGTTCACCATCTTCTTTTTTGGAAGTCTTCCTCACTTTCGGACTTGTTTGAGTCAAGGAAGATGTTGGCTCATGACAGGTGTAATATCAGTCTTGGCTGCTTATCCTCGAACACGCAACGATTGCTCAGGAAGACTAATTCAATCGTATCAATAGAACGAAACTGCGACTTGTCAGAAGTGTATGTGCGATATGTCACACCCGGAAAACTTGACAACAGGGCGAAGTAA
- the LOC137290271 gene encoding scavenger receptor class F member 2-like isoform X2, with product MMVRCVPVSLFEQCKGRHGISNLVMLSLFLLLNTATSSRDGCTICDGNNSTCVDSECLPRCINLTSSGECLQCRDSRFYGEQCENRCPETCKNSRCRVNNSRVACTEGCVAGKKGDNCVVACPSGCTECERYGDSCVGPCSNPHYYGLNCRKSCPSHCREGCDKETGECDSCEEGYRGKYCKEHCPSSCVDGCEKHTGHCYSCERGKRGRFCNATCQSGLCTPGGCVEDMEECSRCRSGVRGKYCNDLCPSTCTHCERYGVACIGQCSEFQYYGLSCEFPCPEQCTGGCERDTGKCVNCTAGYRGDYCNLTCPSNCSLCQRYGDVCIGPCPQDGHYGMDCSAPCPVGCDGCHKETGICLTCASNYRRTYCHELCTKCTGTDCHNTSCMDKNTEDAHLTLKIVCGLLAALAIMCGACAGLRHMKLNRERAVFSSSLRYENQRHSFNGAGQSDGDYWTKKYWEIYDNDLDSDQSVQRPTAKTEAPQDIASQCPTQTNRGSFSEIHHQVSASWSKVHPDCEYEGYECVLDKPEEATGGVDCPVIQEEDALIPQSSAPGEGSRTSSDISADFVPPDVQLIQKTDSIIFIEQNCNLASVNVSYLTPDKTDEVGEC from the exons ATGATGGTACGGTGCGTTCCCGTATCCCTCTTTGAACAATGCAAGGGTCGTCACGGGATTTCGAATCTGGTGATGCTCAGCTTGTTTCTTCTTCTCAACACAG CTACGTCTTCAAGGGATGGCTGCACCATCTGCGACGGAAACAACTCCACCTGCGTTGACAGTGAGTGTCTACCTCGCTGCATCAACCTGACGTCATCCGGGGAGTGTCTGCAGTGTCGAGATTCCAGGTTTTACGGCGAACAGTGTGAAAACAGGTGTCCAGAGACATGCAAAAACTCTCGCTGTCGGGTGAATAACTCTCGCGTTGCGTGCACAGAGGGTTGCGTGGCTGgcaagaagggagataactgtgtaGTAGCCTGTCCGTCAGGATGTACAGAGTGTGAACGTTACGGTGACAGTTGTGTAGGACCGTGTTCCAATCCCCACTACTATGGACTCAACTGTCGGAAGTCATGTCCTTCCCACTGTAGAGAGGGATGTGATAAGGAAACTGGGGAGTGTGACAGTTGTGAGGAAGGATACAGAGGAAAGTACTGCAAGGAACATTGTCCTAGCAgctgtgtggatggatgtgagAAACACACCGGACATTGCTACAGCTGTGAGAGAGGTAAAAGAGGAAGGTTCTGTAATGCCACGTGTCAGTCTGGACTATGTACACCAG GTGGATGTGTTGAAGACATGGAGGAGTGCAGCAGATGCCGGTCAGGTGTGAGGGGCAAGTACTGCAATGACCTTTGTCCCAGTACATGTACCCACTGCGAACGTTACGGGGTTGCATGTATAGGTCAGTGCTCAGAATTCCAATATTACGGCCTCTCCTGTGAGTTTCCGTGCCCAGAGCAATGCACTGGAGGTTGTGAGAGGGACACAGGGAAGTGTGTCAACTGCACTGCAGGTTACAGGGGAGACTACTGCAATTTAACCTGTCCATCAAACTGTTCTCTGTGTCAGCGTTACGGCGATGTGTGTATCGGACCTTGTCCACAGGATGGCCACTATGGAATGGACTGTTCAGCTCCATGCCCTGTAGGTTGTGATGGATGCCACAAAGAAACTGGCATTTGTCTCACCTGTGCGTCAAACTACAGGAGAACCTACTGTCACGAACTCTGTACAAAGTGCACTGGTACAGACTGTCACAACACGTCATGTATGGACAAAAATACAG AAGACGCCCATCTCACACTCAAGATAGTATGTGGTCTGTTGGCTGCCCTGGCCAtaatgtgtggagcatgtgctggGCTAAGGCATATGAAACTAAATCGAGAAAG AGCGGTCTTCTCATCATCTCTCCGTTATGAGAATCAGCGGCACAGTTTCAATGGGGCAGGGCAGAGCGACGGTGACTACTGGACCAAGAAGTACTGGGAAATATATGACAATGATTTGGATTCCGATCAGTCTGTACAGCGGCCAACTGCAAAGACCGAAGCTCCACAAGACATAGCCAGCCAATGCCCTACTCAAACCAACAGAGGGAGTTTTTCCGAAATCCACCATCAAGTCTCTGCCTCATGGAGCAAAGTACATCCTGATTGTGAGTATGAAGGTTACGAATGTGTGCTGGATAAACCAGAAGAGGCAACTGGTGGTGTGGACTGTCCCGTAATACAAGAGGAAGACGCGTTGATTCCACAGTCATCTGCCCCTGGGGAGGGTTCACGGACGAGTTCTGACATTTCCGCTGACTTCGTACCACCAGACGTGCAATTGATCCAAAAGACCGATTCGataatatttattgaacaaaacTGCAACTTAGCTAGTGTGAATGTCAGTTACCTTACGCCTGACAAAACTGATGAAGTTGGTGAATGCTAG